In Staphylococcus saccharolyticus, one genomic interval encodes:
- a CDS encoding NAD(P)-dependent malic enzyme: MSLRDDALEMHRENQGKLEVSPKVKVTNKEELSLAYSPGVAEPCKEIHENPRKVYEYTIKSNTVAVVTDGTAVLGLGNIGAEASIPVMEGKAVLFKSFAGINGVPIALDTTDTQEIINTVKLIQPNYGGINLEDISAPRCFEIEETLKKETNIPVFHDDQHGTAIVTMAGLINALRIVDKDLTDIKVVLNGAGAAGIAIVKLLHSYGVNDMIMCDSKGAIYSGRLYGMNDTKDYVAKWTNKDKVEGSLEEVIKEADVFIGVSVADILTQDMVKTMATDPIIFAMANPNPEIQPDDAKAAGAKVVGTGRSDFPNQINNVLAFPGIFRGALDVEATNINEDMKKAAVEAIANLIDKEELNPDYCIPGPFDKRVAPSVACQVAKAAMESGVARVEIDPQDVYDKTMQATELK; encoded by the coding sequence ATGTCTTTAAGAGACGATGCTTTAGAAATGCACAGAGAAAATCAAGGCAAATTAGAAGTTTCACCTAAAGTGAAAGTAACTAACAAAGAAGAATTAAGCTTAGCGTATTCACCCGGTGTGGCAGAACCTTGTAAAGAAATACATGAGAATCCAAGAAAGGTATATGAATACACAATTAAAAGTAATACCGTAGCGGTTGTGACTGACGGTACTGCAGTATTAGGATTAGGGAACATTGGTGCTGAAGCAAGTATTCCAGTTATGGAAGGTAAAGCTGTATTATTTAAAAGCTTTGCAGGTATTAATGGTGTGCCAATTGCTTTAGATACGACTGACACCCAAGAAATTATTAATACAGTAAAATTAATTCAACCTAATTATGGTGGTATTAATCTTGAAGATATTTCGGCACCTAGATGTTTTGAAATTGAAGAGACATTGAAAAAAGAAACGAATATACCGGTATTTCATGATGATCAGCATGGTACTGCTATTGTGACTATGGCGGGATTGATTAATGCATTAAGAATTGTAGATAAAGATTTAACAGATATAAAAGTAGTTTTAAATGGTGCTGGAGCTGCTGGTATAGCCATTGTTAAATTGTTACATTCCTACGGAGTGAATGACATGATTATGTGTGATTCTAAAGGTGCCATTTACTCAGGTCGTCTATATGGTATGAATGATACAAAAGATTATGTAGCTAAATGGACGAACAAGGATAAAGTTGAAGGGTCACTAGAAGAAGTGATTAAAGAAGCTGATGTTTTTATTGGTGTTTCAGTTGCTGACATTTTAACACAAGATATGGTAAAAACTATGGCCACTGATCCTATTATATTTGCAATGGCTAATCCAAATCCTGAAATTCAACCTGATGATGCAAAAGCTGCTGGTGCAAAAGTAGTAGGTACTGGTCGTTCGGATTTTCCTAATCAAATTAACAATGTATTGGCTTTTCCAGGAATTTTTAGAGGCGCATTAGATGTTGAAGCTACAAATATTAATGAAGATATGAAAAAAGCTGCCGTAGAGGCGATTGCAAACTTAATAGATAAAGAAGAATTGAATCCAGATTATTGCATACCTGGACCTTTTGACAAAAGAGTAGCACCTTCTGTTGCATGTCAAGTTGCTAAAGCTGCAATGGAATCTGGCGTAGCTAGAGTTGAAATCGATCCACAGGATGTTTATGATAAAACAATGCAAGCTACTGAATTAAAATAA